The Cellulomonas wangleii genome includes a region encoding these proteins:
- the uraD gene encoding 2-oxo-4-hydroxy-4-carboxy-5-ureidoimidazoline decarboxylase — MLLQEFNALPVADAQAVVGACADVPWWAATVVAARPYRSVGDLRAHAAEQALAWAHVDVDGALADHPRIGERHRGDGPTAAMSTYEQSGVDASDADVAARLAAGNARYERRFGRVYLVRAAGRSSAEILALLEQRLTHDDLTEAEVTAQQLREIALLRLTSLVTAAPAPRAPRDAPPRATSADAARTVPAAPAAVPAGGPVA, encoded by the coding sequence ATGCTGCTGCAGGAGTTCAACGCGTTGCCGGTGGCGGACGCGCAGGCCGTCGTGGGCGCCTGCGCCGACGTGCCGTGGTGGGCGGCGACCGTCGTCGCGGCGCGTCCGTACCGATCGGTCGGCGACCTCCGGGCCCACGCCGCCGAGCAGGCACTGGCCTGGGCGCACGTCGACGTCGACGGGGCGCTGGCCGACCACCCCCGCATCGGCGAGCGGCACCGCGGCGACGGCCCGACGGCCGCGATGTCGACGTACGAGCAGTCCGGTGTGGACGCCTCCGACGCGGACGTCGCCGCGCGGCTCGCCGCCGGCAACGCCCGGTACGAGCGGCGCTTCGGGCGCGTCTACCTGGTGCGCGCCGCGGGACGCAGCAGCGCGGAGATCCTCGCGCTGCTCGAGCAGCGTCTCACGCACGACGACCTCACCGAGGCCGAGGTCACCGCGCAGCAGCTCCGCGAGATCGCCCTCCTGCGCCTGACGTCGCTCGTGACGGCCGCCCCGGCGCCCCGTGCCCCGCGCGACGCACCGCCGCGCGCCACGTCCGCGGACGCCGCACGCACGGTCCCCGCCGCACCCGCGGCCGTCCCGGCGGGGGGCCCGGTCGCATGA
- the uraH gene encoding hydroxyisourate hydrolase produces MTTCSTHVLDAVAGRPAVGLAVTLLAGDGTPLEAGRTDADGRLRWDTVLGTGRYGLRFDTAAWFATAGVPTVHAAVHLEVLVDADQPHYHLALLLSPFAYTTYRGS; encoded by the coding sequence ATGACGACCTGCTCCACGCACGTCCTCGACGCCGTCGCCGGCCGCCCGGCCGTCGGCCTCGCCGTGACCCTGCTGGCGGGCGACGGCACGCCCCTGGAGGCGGGTCGCACCGACGCCGACGGACGGCTGCGCTGGGACACGGTCCTGGGCACCGGCCGGTACGGCCTGCGGTTCGACACGGCGGCGTGGTTCGCGACCGCCGGCGTCCCGACGGTCCACGCCGCCGTCCACCTGGAGGTGCTGGTCGACGCCGACCAGCCGCACTACCACCTGGCTCTGCTGCTGAGCCCGTTCGCCTACACCACGTACCGAGGGAGCTGA